One Scleropages formosus chromosome 8, fSclFor1.1, whole genome shotgun sequence DNA window includes the following coding sequences:
- the LOC108937371 gene encoding E3 ubiquitin-protein ligase RBBP6-like isoform X3: MSCVHYKFSAKLNYDTVTFDGLHITLSDLKRQIMGREKLKAADCDLQVTNAQTKEEYTDDGSLIPKNSSVIIRRIPIGGVKAASKTFVIDRSEPPSGPSKAIDDSSASLSLAQLSKTANLAEANASEEDKIKAMMNQSNHEYDPMHYSKRTVGPPPPNYTCFRCGKNGHYIRNCPTNGDKSFEAPQRIKKSTGIPRSFMMEVDDPSMKGAMLTNTGRYAIPTIDAEAYAIGKKEKPPFLPQEQSSSSEDEDPVPDELLCLICKDLMTDAVVIPCCGNSYCDDCIRTCLLESEEHVCPTCHQSDVSPDALIANKFLRQAVNNFKNETGYTKRMRRTAAQPAALVVPPQPRVQRPVQPIRPPTSRQQDPLLANAPQPTSSATPPPATPAAGTHATQTPPTATTPSLQAVAASGVPSFSTSAPSPQKPVKQEEPALSKELENVTPAPSVMVSTEPPLAGPVTPKGYLVPVIGQPHSLGHSIPRTGQPLRPNPPRPNRPTWDTRSRSQGDRPRAQVPAVPTPLPTVPPVHVPPTLFAPPQYAMPQPPGLAPQPYPLQYPTGQQPVTNYSVPPPVYPPAPATVSTPWIPPGTQAPIANPMPPLTSTPFLSKEEFYRQQRRLKEEEKSKLEEFTNDFAKELLEYRKIQKERRRSYSRSKSPYRGSSYSGSSYSYSKSRSRSRSPRSYSRSLSRSRSRSRSRSRSRSYSRSPYGRRGGRGRSRSYRSRSRSHGYHRSRTRSPSYRGRDGGGTGSGSYRSRSRSPLGYRSHTPTKKPVPLMQTETDRKYMNPYREPPPYDAKAYYGRNIDQGDPYERERYREWEREYREWYEKYFKSYNNPPGNIPRGRPPATGREPFTPERFAPPRPRDGSPFGRGRRDEFLGPGHSHNLIPRGRHGPQTYAEKFAFKEAHGLSSLGATAPGRGGSKELQKPLKEREPSGSITGDPKGLKHKKHRKKRKGEDGDIFSHSDSMDDGRKENRKGDGMLMASSRDDATPVRDEPMDSPTVPYKANSEKDRKDKVKGKSEKVKRKPESNTQKKESATKISKSSREKDADMEREKSPKSEPPLKRAKEEVSLKADPIKQHPSQREDKAPPSRKVVQKPAKHHQESKSAKEEPKVKKEHAKEPAKHEKGPAKDEKPKTEVEKTIKSEDRPSNKPIELKPEKRKKKDEKPADKDQDVPPVRSPRVDVTEVAKGSPKLKPKPEVEKPAIRPLMEKEVKPVPMRKIKINREIGKKIGCADTMPVVEEPVDGAARSKSEKTKGKVRRKIPAPDGSGSLLVDYTSTSSTGGSPIKKSEEKLDLKKTVVKTLEEYTNDSSTPAEDEIVMIQVPRSKWEKEDYESEDEEAKVSAVPGNSNVAPLPPAAESLTTKLSDKNSPLPERVATFTKETAKVEALPETKPAKVSLTNDKEKEKEKDWEKEREKGKEKSTFERESADKKPSVSSSDREKNPERSSEHGSERSSSSASHASSRDRAADKSDPAQRKSGSKDGSSSSSDRRPEQRVSQRDHSASKSRDPARRRDSPPSSREASQPLRGRDRDARTDSTKRGPGVSESRRAEHSPTRDKRVSQSAPEPSRQALADQKSDRPSSKERPGSRHQETRDAKVSKDREHSAHKAPHQSGSPEAKADMERSGGRVERDHSKAKPPSARSARLSSDLARETDEAAFVPDYSESDSEASDVEGKAESKSKEKGPESSPSGSPSPSRSGSHARSSSASSGGSQDSKKKRKDKKEKKDKKKHKKHKKHKKHKKHTSNESESEQKGQKHKHKKKKSKKNKEKDKDEKEKDDQKSKASV, translated from the exons ATTGATGATTCTTCTGCTTCACTTTCACTGGCCCAGCTCTCCAAG ACCGCCAACCTTGCCGAAGCCAATGCGTCTGAAGAAGACAAAATTAAAGCTATGATGAATCAGTCTAATCACGAATACGACCCTATGCA TTATAGTAAGAGAACAGTGGGTCCACCTCCTCCAAACTACACCTGTTTCCGCTGTGGAAAAAATGGACACTACATACGGAATTGCCCAACCAATGGG GACAAAAGTTTTGAGGCACCCCAACGGATCAAGAAAAGCACAGGAATCCCACGCAGTTTCATGATGGAGGTAGACGACCCAAGCATGAAGGGTGCCATGCTGACCAATACTGGGCGATATGCCATTCCCACCATTGACGC AGAGGCCTATGCCATCGGGAAGAAGGAGAAGCCACCGTTTCTGCCCCAGGAACAGTCGTCATCTTCTGAGGATGAGGACCCTGTGCCCGATGAGCTGCTGTGTCTCATATGCAAAGACCTCATGACAGATGCTGTGGTCATTCCCTGCTGTGGGAACAGCTACTGTGATGACT GTATAAGGACATGCCTCCTGGAGTCTGAGGAGCATGTGTGCCCCACCTGCCACCAGTCTGACGTGTCACCTGATGCGTTAATTGCCAACAAGTTCCTGCGCCAG GCAGTGAACAACTTCAAAAATGAGACTGGCTACACTAAACGCATGCGCAGGACTGCAGCTCAGCCGGCGGCTTTGGTGGTTCCTCCTCAGCCGCGAGTGCAACGACCGGTTCAGCCAATCAGGCCCCCCACCTCTAGACAGCAAGACCCCTTGTTGGCCAATGCTCCCCAGCCCACATCATCTGCTACACCTCCTCCGGCAACACCTGCAGCAGGAACCCATGCAACCCAAACCCCACCAACTGCGACTACCCCCTCCTTGCAGGCTGTAGCTGCATCAGGAGTCCCCAGCTTCAGCACCTCTGCTCCCTCACCTCAGAAGCCCGTAAAACAGGAGGAGCCGGCGCTCTCCAA GGAGCTTGAGAATGTCACCCCAGCACCATCAGTTATGGTTTCAACTGAGCCCCCTTTGGCAGGACCTGTTACTCCAAAG GGATACCTTGTGCCAGTGATTGGTCAGCCTCACTCTCTTGGCCATTCCATTCCAAGAACAG GACAGCCTCTGCGACCCAATCCACCGAGACCGAACAGGCCCACGTGGGACAC CAGAAGCCGTTCCCAAGGCGACCGTCCTCGTGCACAGGTCCCAGCTGTACCAACACCCCTCCCTACCGTGCCTCCTGTCCATGTGCCTCCTACCCTCTTTGCGCCACCACAGTATGCAATGCCCCAGCCTCCTGGCCTGGCACCACAGCCATACCCACTGCAGTATCCTACAGGGCAACAGCCCGTTACCAACTACAGCGTGCCTCCACCAGTCTATCCACCAGCCCCGGCCACAGTGTCCACCCCATGGATTCCTCCTGGGACCCAGGCACCGATTGCCAACCCTATGCCACCTCTGACTTCGACACCCTTCCTGTCCAAGGAGGAATTCTATAGGCAGCAGCGGCGATTGAAGGAAGA GGAGAAGTCTAAGCTTGAGGAGTTCACAAATGACTTTGCCAAAGAACTATTGGAGTATAGAAAGATACAAAAGGAACGAAGGCGTTCTTATTCCAg ATCTAAGTCCCCCTACAGAGGCTCATCATACAGTGGAAGCTCCTATTCATACTCAAAGTCACGTTCCCGGTCTCGGTCTCCACGTTCCTACTCCCGCTCTCTTAGTCGCTCGAGGTCCAGGTCACGCTCGAGGTCCCGCTCACGGTCCTACTCCCGCTCTCCATATGGCAGGCGTGGTGGCCGAGGACGGAGCCGCAGCTATCGGTCTAGATCCCGATCTCACGGCTACCATCGCTCCCGCACCCGATCACCGTCCTACAGGGGGCGAGATGGAGGGGGAACTGGAAGCGGGTCCTACCGCTCCCGCTCCCGATCGCCCCTCGGGTACAGGAGCCATACCCCCACGAAAAAGCCTGTTCCCCTCATGCAAACTGAAACAGACCGCAAGTACATGAACCCTTACCGTGAACCTCCACCTTATGATGCCAAAGCGTACTATGGCCGAAACATTGACCAGGGAGATCCATATGAGAGGGAGAGGTACAGAGAGTGGGAGAGGGAGTACCGTGAATGGTACGAAAAATACTTCAAAAGCTACAATAACCCCCCAGGCAATATCCCACGAGGTCGGCCTCCAGCAACTGGCCGGGAGCCCTTCACCCCAGAGCGCTTTGCACCACCAAGGCCCCGGGATGGCTCACCATTTGGACGTGGCCGCCGGGACGAATTCTTGGGTCCTGGACACAGCCATAACCTGATTCCAAGAGGTCGCCATGGGCCACAGACATATGCAGAGAAGTTTGCTTTCAAAGAAGCCCATGGTTTGAGTAGCCTGGGTGCCACTGCTCCTGGCAggggtggcagtaaagagctgcAGAAACCTCTGAAAGAGAGGGAGCCAAGTGGGAGTATTACTGGAGACCCTAAAGGCCTGAAACACAAGAAGCataggaagaagaggaagggggaGGATGGGGACATCTTCagccattcagactccatggaTGATGGCAGAAAAGAAAACCGCAAAGGCGATGGCATGCTGATGGCATCCAGTCGTGATGATGCTACTCCTGTGAGGGATGAACCTATGGATAGCCCTACAGTTCCCTACAAGGCCAACTCTGAAAAAGACCGGAAGGATAAGGTCAAAGGAAAAAGCGAGAAGGTAAAAAGAAAGCCAGAGTCAAACACCCAAAAAAAGGAGTCTGCAACAAAGATATCAAAATCCTCCAGGGAGAAGGATGCTGACATGGAACGTGAGAAGTCGCCAAAATCTGAACCGCCACTCAAAAGGGCTAAAGAGGAGGTCTCCCTGAAAGCAGATCCCATCAAGCAGCACCCGTCCCAGAGGGAGGACAAAGCACCCCCATCCCGAAAGGTGGTGCAGAAGCCAGCTAAGCACCATCAGGAATCGAAGTCTGCAAAAGAGGAGCCAAAGGTAAAGAAGGAGCATGCCAAAGAGCCTGCCAAGCATGAAAAGGGCCCTGCCAAAGATGAGAAGCCTAAGACTGAAGtggagaaaaccatcaaaaGTGAGGACAGACCATCAAACAAACCCATTGAGCTCAAACCAGAGAAGCGGaagaaaaaagatgagaaaCCTGCTGATAAGGACCAGGATGTTCCTCCAGTTAGATCACCTAGAGTGGATGTGACGGAGGTTGCAAAGGGGTCGCCTAAACTAAAGCCAAAGCCCGAGGTTGAAAAACCAGCTATCCGACCTCTAATGGAGAAGGAGGTCAAGCCTGTGCCTATGAGGAAGATCAAGATTAACCGGGAGATTGGCAAGAAGATTGGGTGTGCAGACACCATGCCTGTAGTTGAGGAACCTGTAGATGGTGCAGCAAGGAGCAAGTCTGAGAAGACCAAGGGCAAGGTTCGAAGGAAAATCCCAGCTCCTGATGGCTCAGGCTCACTACTTGTAGATTATACCAG CACCAGCTCCACTGGGGGTAGTCCCATCAAGAAGTCAGAGGAGAAGCTGGACCTGAAGAAGACTGTGGTAAAAACACTGGAAGAGTACACCAATGACAGCTCCACACCTGCCGAGGATGAGATTGTCATGATTCAGGTCCCCCGCTCCAAGTGGGAGAAGGAGGACTATGAGTCAGAGGATGAAGAAGCCAAGGTGTCGGCCGTTCCTGGTAACAGCAATGTTGCACCTCTCCCTCCAGCAGCAGAGAGCTTAACTACAAAGCTCAGTGACAAGAATTCACCCCTGCCGGAGCGAGTGGCCACTTTCACAAAGGAGACTGCAAAGGTAGAGGCTCTTCCTGAAACAAAGCCTGCTAAGGTATCCCTAACAAatgacaaagagaaagaaaaggaaaaggactGGGAGAAGGAGCGAGAGAAGGGGAAGGAGAAGAGCACTTTCGAAAGGGAGTCAGCAGATAAGAAGCCCTCTGTTTCCAGCTCAGATAGGGAGAAGAACCCTGAGCGTAGCAGTGAACATGGAAGTGAGAGGAGTAGCTCCTCTGCTTCTCATGCTTCCTCTAGGGATAGGGCTGCAGACAAGTCTGACCCAGCTCAGCGCAAGTCGGGCAGCAAAGATGGCAGCTCTTCCAGTTCTGACCGGAGACCAGAGCAGCGGGTTAGCCAGAGAGACCATTCTGCCTCCAAGTCCAGAGATCCAGCCAGGAGAAGGGACTCGCCACCCTCATCAAGAGAAGCAAGCCAGCCTCTGAGGGGTCGAGACCGAGATGCACGCACAGATTCCACAAAGAGGGGTCCGGGTGTCTCGGAGTCTCGAAGGGCCGAGCACAGCCCTACCCGGGATAAGAGGGTGTCCCAGAGTGCCCCAGAGCCCTCGAGACAGGCGTTGGCTGACCAAAAGTCGGACAGGCCTTCCAGCAAAGAGAGGCCAGGCAGCAGGCACCAGGAGACACGGGATGCCAAGGTCTCGAAAGACCGGGAGCACAGCgcccacaaggcaccccaccaGTCTGGCTCTCCTGAGGCCAAGGCAGATATGGAGCGGTCTGGTGGTCGTGTGGAGCGTGACCACAGCAAGGCTAAGCCCCCCTCGGCGCGCTCAGCCAGACTGTCCTCCGACTTGGCTCGTGAGACTGATGAGGCAGCCTTTGTCCCTGACTACAGTGAGAGTGACAGCGAGGCATCGGATGTTGAAGGGAAGGCAGAGTCCAAGAGTAAGGAGAAGGGGCCAGAGAGCAGCCCCAGTGGCAGCCCCAGCCCTTCTCGCTCAGGCAGTCACGCCCGTAGCAGCAGTGCCAGCTCCGGCGGTAGCCAGGACAGtaagaaaaagaggaaggacaagaaagaaaagaaggacaagaagaagcacaaaaagcacaagaaacacaaaaaacacaagaagcaCACCAGCAACGAGTCAGAGTCTGAGCAGAAGGGGCAGAAACACAAGCATAAGAAAAAGAAGTCTAAAAAGAATAAAGAGAAGGACAAGGatgagaaagagaaagatgaCCAAAAATCTAAAGCGTCTGTTTGA
- the LOC108937371 gene encoding E3 ubiquitin-protein ligase RBBP6-like isoform X2 — protein sequence MSCVHYKFSAKLNYDTVTFDGLHITLSDLKRQIMGREKLKAADCDLQVTNAQTKEEYTDDGSLIPKNSSVIIRRIPIGGVKAASKTFVIDRSEPPSGPSKAIDDSSASLSLAQLSKTANLAEANASEEDKIKAMMNQSNHEYDPMHYSKRTVGPPPPNYTCFRCGKNGHYIRNCPTNGDKSFEAPQRIKKSTGIPRSFMMEVDDPSMKGAMLTNTGRYAIPTIDAEAYAIGKKEKPPFLPQEQSSSSEDEDPVPDELLCLICKDLMTDAVVIPCCGNSYCDDCIRTCLLESEEHVCPTCHQSDVSPDALIANKFLRQAVNNFKNETGYTKRMRRTAAQPAALVVPPQPRVQRPVQPIRPPTSRQQDPLLANAPQPTSSATPPPATPAAGTHATQTPPTATTPSLQAVAASGVPSFSTSAPSPQKPVKQEEPALSKELENVTPAPSVMVSTEPPLAGPVTPKGYLVPVIGQPHSLGHSIPRTGQPLRPNPPRPNRPTWDTSRSQGDRPRAQVPAVPTPLPTVPPVHVPPTLFAPPQYAMPQPPGLAPQPYPLQYPTGQQPVTNYSVPPPVYPPAPATVSTPWIPPGTQAPIANPMPPLTSTPFLSKEEFYRQQRRLKEDSHCRFVAREKSKLEEFTNDFAKELLEYRKIQKERRRSYSRSKSPYRGSSYSGSSYSYSKSRSRSRSPRSYSRSLSRSRSRSRSRSRSRSYSRSPYGRRGGRGRSRSYRSRSRSHGYHRSRTRSPSYRGRDGGGTGSGSYRSRSRSPLGYRSHTPTKKPVPLMQTETDRKYMNPYREPPPYDAKAYYGRNIDQGDPYERERYREWEREYREWYEKYFKSYNNPPGNIPRGRPPATGREPFTPERFAPPRPRDGSPFGRGRRDEFLGPGHSHNLIPRGRHGPQTYAEKFAFKEAHGLSSLGATAPGRGGSKELQKPLKEREPSGSITGDPKGLKHKKHRKKRKGEDGDIFSHSDSMDDGRKENRKGDGMLMASSRDDATPVRDEPMDSPTVPYKANSEKDRKDKVKGKSEKVKRKPESNTQKKESATKISKSSREKDADMEREKSPKSEPPLKRAKEEVSLKADPIKQHPSQREDKAPPSRKVVQKPAKHHQESKSAKEEPKVKKEHAKEPAKHEKGPAKDEKPKTEVEKTIKSEDRPSNKPIELKPEKRKKKDEKPADKDQDVPPVRSPRVDVTEVAKGSPKLKPKPEVEKPAIRPLMEKEVKPVPMRKIKINREIGKKIGCADTMPVVEEPVDGAARSKSEKTKGKVRRKIPAPDGSGSLLVDYTSTSSTGGSPIKKSEEKLDLKKTVVKTLEEYTNDSSTPAEDEIVMIQVPRSKWEKEDYESEDEEAKVSAVPGNSNVAPLPPAAESLTTKLSDKNSPLPERVATFTKETAKVEALPETKPAKVSLTNDKEKEKEKDWEKEREKGKEKSTFERESADKKPSVSSSDREKNPERSSEHGSERSSSSASHASSRDRAADKSDPAQRKSGSKDGSSSSSDRRPEQRVSQRDHSASKSRDPARRRDSPPSSREASQPLRGRDRDARTDSTKRGPGVSESRRAEHSPTRDKRVSQSAPEPSRQALADQKSDRPSSKERPGSRHQETRDAKVSKDREHSAHKAPHQSGSPEAKADMERSGGRVERDHSKAKPPSARSARLSSDLARETDEAAFVPDYSESDSEASDVEGKAESKSKEKGPESSPSGSPSPSRSGSHARSSSASSGGSQDSKKKRKDKKEKKDKKKHKKHKKHKKHKKHTSNESESEQKGQKHKHKKKKSKKNKEKDKDEKEKDDQKSKASV from the exons ATTGATGATTCTTCTGCTTCACTTTCACTGGCCCAGCTCTCCAAG ACCGCCAACCTTGCCGAAGCCAATGCGTCTGAAGAAGACAAAATTAAAGCTATGATGAATCAGTCTAATCACGAATACGACCCTATGCA TTATAGTAAGAGAACAGTGGGTCCACCTCCTCCAAACTACACCTGTTTCCGCTGTGGAAAAAATGGACACTACATACGGAATTGCCCAACCAATGGG GACAAAAGTTTTGAGGCACCCCAACGGATCAAGAAAAGCACAGGAATCCCACGCAGTTTCATGATGGAGGTAGACGACCCAAGCATGAAGGGTGCCATGCTGACCAATACTGGGCGATATGCCATTCCCACCATTGACGC AGAGGCCTATGCCATCGGGAAGAAGGAGAAGCCACCGTTTCTGCCCCAGGAACAGTCGTCATCTTCTGAGGATGAGGACCCTGTGCCCGATGAGCTGCTGTGTCTCATATGCAAAGACCTCATGACAGATGCTGTGGTCATTCCCTGCTGTGGGAACAGCTACTGTGATGACT GTATAAGGACATGCCTCCTGGAGTCTGAGGAGCATGTGTGCCCCACCTGCCACCAGTCTGACGTGTCACCTGATGCGTTAATTGCCAACAAGTTCCTGCGCCAG GCAGTGAACAACTTCAAAAATGAGACTGGCTACACTAAACGCATGCGCAGGACTGCAGCTCAGCCGGCGGCTTTGGTGGTTCCTCCTCAGCCGCGAGTGCAACGACCGGTTCAGCCAATCAGGCCCCCCACCTCTAGACAGCAAGACCCCTTGTTGGCCAATGCTCCCCAGCCCACATCATCTGCTACACCTCCTCCGGCAACACCTGCAGCAGGAACCCATGCAACCCAAACCCCACCAACTGCGACTACCCCCTCCTTGCAGGCTGTAGCTGCATCAGGAGTCCCCAGCTTCAGCACCTCTGCTCCCTCACCTCAGAAGCCCGTAAAACAGGAGGAGCCGGCGCTCTCCAA GGAGCTTGAGAATGTCACCCCAGCACCATCAGTTATGGTTTCAACTGAGCCCCCTTTGGCAGGACCTGTTACTCCAAAG GGATACCTTGTGCCAGTGATTGGTCAGCCTCACTCTCTTGGCCATTCCATTCCAAGAACAG GACAGCCTCTGCGACCCAATCCACCGAGACCGAACAGGCCCACGTGGGACAC AAGCCGTTCCCAAGGCGACCGTCCTCGTGCACAGGTCCCAGCTGTACCAACACCCCTCCCTACCGTGCCTCCTGTCCATGTGCCTCCTACCCTCTTTGCGCCACCACAGTATGCAATGCCCCAGCCTCCTGGCCTGGCACCACAGCCATACCCACTGCAGTATCCTACAGGGCAACAGCCCGTTACCAACTACAGCGTGCCTCCACCAGTCTATCCACCAGCCCCGGCCACAGTGTCCACCCCATGGATTCCTCCTGGGACCCAGGCACCGATTGCCAACCCTATGCCACCTCTGACTTCGACACCCTTCCTGTCCAAGGAGGAATTCTATAGGCAGCAGCGGCGATTGAAGGAAGA TTCGCACTGTCGATTCGTTGCCAGGGAGAAGTCTAAGCTTGAGGAGTTCACAAATGACTTTGCCAAAGAACTATTGGAGTATAGAAAGATACAAAAGGAACGAAGGCGTTCTTATTCCAg ATCTAAGTCCCCCTACAGAGGCTCATCATACAGTGGAAGCTCCTATTCATACTCAAAGTCACGTTCCCGGTCTCGGTCTCCACGTTCCTACTCCCGCTCTCTTAGTCGCTCGAGGTCCAGGTCACGCTCGAGGTCCCGCTCACGGTCCTACTCCCGCTCTCCATATGGCAGGCGTGGTGGCCGAGGACGGAGCCGCAGCTATCGGTCTAGATCCCGATCTCACGGCTACCATCGCTCCCGCACCCGATCACCGTCCTACAGGGGGCGAGATGGAGGGGGAACTGGAAGCGGGTCCTACCGCTCCCGCTCCCGATCGCCCCTCGGGTACAGGAGCCATACCCCCACGAAAAAGCCTGTTCCCCTCATGCAAACTGAAACAGACCGCAAGTACATGAACCCTTACCGTGAACCTCCACCTTATGATGCCAAAGCGTACTATGGCCGAAACATTGACCAGGGAGATCCATATGAGAGGGAGAGGTACAGAGAGTGGGAGAGGGAGTACCGTGAATGGTACGAAAAATACTTCAAAAGCTACAATAACCCCCCAGGCAATATCCCACGAGGTCGGCCTCCAGCAACTGGCCGGGAGCCCTTCACCCCAGAGCGCTTTGCACCACCAAGGCCCCGGGATGGCTCACCATTTGGACGTGGCCGCCGGGACGAATTCTTGGGTCCTGGACACAGCCATAACCTGATTCCAAGAGGTCGCCATGGGCCACAGACATATGCAGAGAAGTTTGCTTTCAAAGAAGCCCATGGTTTGAGTAGCCTGGGTGCCACTGCTCCTGGCAggggtggcagtaaagagctgcAGAAACCTCTGAAAGAGAGGGAGCCAAGTGGGAGTATTACTGGAGACCCTAAAGGCCTGAAACACAAGAAGCataggaagaagaggaagggggaGGATGGGGACATCTTCagccattcagactccatggaTGATGGCAGAAAAGAAAACCGCAAAGGCGATGGCATGCTGATGGCATCCAGTCGTGATGATGCTACTCCTGTGAGGGATGAACCTATGGATAGCCCTACAGTTCCCTACAAGGCCAACTCTGAAAAAGACCGGAAGGATAAGGTCAAAGGAAAAAGCGAGAAGGTAAAAAGAAAGCCAGAGTCAAACACCCAAAAAAAGGAGTCTGCAACAAAGATATCAAAATCCTCCAGGGAGAAGGATGCTGACATGGAACGTGAGAAGTCGCCAAAATCTGAACCGCCACTCAAAAGGGCTAAAGAGGAGGTCTCCCTGAAAGCAGATCCCATCAAGCAGCACCCGTCCCAGAGGGAGGACAAAGCACCCCCATCCCGAAAGGTGGTGCAGAAGCCAGCTAAGCACCATCAGGAATCGAAGTCTGCAAAAGAGGAGCCAAAGGTAAAGAAGGAGCATGCCAAAGAGCCTGCCAAGCATGAAAAGGGCCCTGCCAAAGATGAGAAGCCTAAGACTGAAGtggagaaaaccatcaaaaGTGAGGACAGACCATCAAACAAACCCATTGAGCTCAAACCAGAGAAGCGGaagaaaaaagatgagaaaCCTGCTGATAAGGACCAGGATGTTCCTCCAGTTAGATCACCTAGAGTGGATGTGACGGAGGTTGCAAAGGGGTCGCCTAAACTAAAGCCAAAGCCCGAGGTTGAAAAACCAGCTATCCGACCTCTAATGGAGAAGGAGGTCAAGCCTGTGCCTATGAGGAAGATCAAGATTAACCGGGAGATTGGCAAGAAGATTGGGTGTGCAGACACCATGCCTGTAGTTGAGGAACCTGTAGATGGTGCAGCAAGGAGCAAGTCTGAGAAGACCAAGGGCAAGGTTCGAAGGAAAATCCCAGCTCCTGATGGCTCAGGCTCACTACTTGTAGATTATACCAG CACCAGCTCCACTGGGGGTAGTCCCATCAAGAAGTCAGAGGAGAAGCTGGACCTGAAGAAGACTGTGGTAAAAACACTGGAAGAGTACACCAATGACAGCTCCACACCTGCCGAGGATGAGATTGTCATGATTCAGGTCCCCCGCTCCAAGTGGGAGAAGGAGGACTATGAGTCAGAGGATGAAGAAGCCAAGGTGTCGGCCGTTCCTGGTAACAGCAATGTTGCACCTCTCCCTCCAGCAGCAGAGAGCTTAACTACAAAGCTCAGTGACAAGAATTCACCCCTGCCGGAGCGAGTGGCCACTTTCACAAAGGAGACTGCAAAGGTAGAGGCTCTTCCTGAAACAAAGCCTGCTAAGGTATCCCTAACAAatgacaaagagaaagaaaaggaaaaggactGGGAGAAGGAGCGAGAGAAGGGGAAGGAGAAGAGCACTTTCGAAAGGGAGTCAGCAGATAAGAAGCCCTCTGTTTCCAGCTCAGATAGGGAGAAGAACCCTGAGCGTAGCAGTGAACATGGAAGTGAGAGGAGTAGCTCCTCTGCTTCTCATGCTTCCTCTAGGGATAGGGCTGCAGACAAGTCTGACCCAGCTCAGCGCAAGTCGGGCAGCAAAGATGGCAGCTCTTCCAGTTCTGACCGGAGACCAGAGCAGCGGGTTAGCCAGAGAGACCATTCTGCCTCCAAGTCCAGAGATCCAGCCAGGAGAAGGGACTCGCCACCCTCATCAAGAGAAGCAAGCCAGCCTCTGAGGGGTCGAGACCGAGATGCACGCACAGATTCCACAAAGAGGGGTCCGGGTGTCTCGGAGTCTCGAAGGGCCGAGCACAGCCCTACCCGGGATAAGAGGGTGTCCCAGAGTGCCCCAGAGCCCTCGAGACAGGCGTTGGCTGACCAAAAGTCGGACAGGCCTTCCAGCAAAGAGAGGCCAGGCAGCAGGCACCAGGAGACACGGGATGCCAAGGTCTCGAAAGACCGGGAGCACAGCgcccacaaggcaccccaccaGTCTGGCTCTCCTGAGGCCAAGGCAGATATGGAGCGGTCTGGTGGTCGTGTGGAGCGTGACCACAGCAAGGCTAAGCCCCCCTCGGCGCGCTCAGCCAGACTGTCCTCCGACTTGGCTCGTGAGACTGATGAGGCAGCCTTTGTCCCTGACTACAGTGAGAGTGACAGCGAGGCATCGGATGTTGAAGGGAAGGCAGAGTCCAAGAGTAAGGAGAAGGGGCCAGAGAGCAGCCCCAGTGGCAGCCCCAGCCCTTCTCGCTCAGGCAGTCACGCCCGTAGCAGCAGTGCCAGCTCCGGCGGTAGCCAGGACAGtaagaaaaagaggaaggacaagaaagaaaagaaggacaagaagaagcacaaaaagcacaagaaacacaaaaaacacaagaagcaCACCAGCAACGAGTCAGAGTCTGAGCAGAAGGGGCAGAAACACAAGCATAAGAAAAAGAAGTCTAAAAAGAATAAAGAGAAGGACAAGGatgagaaagagaaagatgaCCAAAAATCTAAAGCGTCTGTTTGA